A single genomic interval of Malania oleifera isolate guangnan ecotype guangnan chromosome 13, ASM2987363v1, whole genome shotgun sequence harbors:
- the LOC131145496 gene encoding probable (S)-N-methylcoclaurine 3'-hydroxylase isozyme 2, which produces MEAMAATSSPFFVSGDNNLHLVTVPILLLLPLLFLFLKHRYSKHHNLPPGPFPWPIIGNIASVGYKQHEDLAKLAEVHGPLMSLRMGSQLVVIGSNKAAATEILKTHDRTLSGRIPPHVSPAKSPERNHLSMGWTFECTEQWKFLRTLCRTELFGGKILDSRMDIRARKIEEMVDFLATKEGQLVTIREVLFSTAFNVLGNVLMSKDFLALEDGEGQVMCDIARNLMELWTKPNISDLYPFLGGLDIQGRKREAYKCSERLYNVWRGRMKEKRERMRRGEERATRDFLDVLLDNNFTDDQVDVMFLELFLAGTDTSTSTVEWAIAELFKHPKMLNKICEELEKEAPKGYLKETDIARFPYLQACVKETLRLHPAAPIIPRRSTEKCEVMNYTIPEDTQVLVNIWSIGRDPEAWEDPASFKPERFLNSELDFKGNDFEFLPFGGGRRICPGWPMAIRQVHLTLAALLHHFEWSLPHNMTPDKLNMNEVCGVTLQKEDPLVLIPKIKK; this is translated from the exons ATGGAAGCCATGGCAGCTACTTCGTCACCCTTCTTCGTTTCAGGAGATAATAATCTCCATCTCGTCACCGTTCCCATCTTGCTTCTTCTCCctctcctcttcctctttcttaaACACAGGTACTCCAAGCACCACAACCTCCCGCCGGGACCGTTCCCGTGGCCCATCATCGGCAACATCGCCTCCGTTGGGTACAAGCAGCACGAGGACCTCGCCAAGCTGGCCGAGGTCCATGGCCCCCTCATGTCCCTCCGCATGGGCTCCCAGCTGGTGGTCATCGGCTCCAACAAGGCCGCCGCCACCGAGATTCTCAAGACCCACGACCGCACCCTCTCGGGGAGGATTCCGCCGCACGTCTCCCCGGCGAAGAGCCCCGAGCGGAATCACCTCTCCATGGGGTGGACCTTCGAGTGCACGGAGCAGTGGAAGTTCCTGCGGACTCTGTGCCGGACGGAGCTGTTCGGCGGCAAGATTCTGGACTCCAGGATGGATATAAGGGCGCGGAAGATTGAGGAGATGGTGGATTTTTTGGCGACGAAGGAAGGGCAATTGGTGACGATAAGGGAGGTATTGTTTTCGACGGCGTTTAACGTGCTTGGGAACGTTCTGATGTCGAAGGATTTCTTGGCGTTGGAGGATGGGGAGGGCCAGGTGATGTGTGACATAGCGAGGAATCTGATGGAGCTTTGGACCAAACCTAACATTTCTGATTTGTATCCATTTCTGGGGGGATTGGATATTCAGGGTCGGAAGAGAGAGGCGTATAAGTGCAGCGAGAGGTTGTATAACGTGTGGAGAGGTAGGATGaaggagaaaagagaaagaatGAGAAGAGGTGAGGAGAGGGCGACCAGAGACTTCTTGGATGTTTTGCTCGACAACAATTTTACTGACGATCAGGTCGACGTTATGTTCTTg GAATTATTTCTTGCAGGAACTGATACTAGTACCTCAACAGTTGAATGGGCTATTGCAGAACTATTTAAGCATCCAAAGATGTTGAataaaatttgtgaagaactTGAGAAGGAAGCTCCAAAAGGCTACTTGAAAGAGACTGATATTGCTCGCTTTCCCTACTTGCAAGCGTGCGTAAAAGAAACCCTACGACTGCATCCTGCAGCACCAATTATTCCTCGTCGATCGACCGAGAAATGCGAAGTTATGAACTATACCATCCCAGAAGACACCCAAGTTCTAGTAAACATTTGGTCAATTGGTAGAGATCCTGAAGCTTGGGAAGACCCTGCGAGCTTTAAGCCTGAGAGGTTTTTAAATTCTGAATTAGATTTCAAGGGAAATGATTTTGAGTTCTTGCCATTTGGTGGGGGAAGGAGAATTTGCCCTGGATGGCCAATGGCCATTAGGCAAGTTCACTTGACCTTAGCTGCTTTGCTGCACCACTTTGAGTGGTCTCTTCCCCATAATATGACTCCTGATAAGCTCAACATGAATGAGGTGTGCGGGGTGACATTACAGAAAGAGGACCCTCTTGTGCTCataccaaagataaaaaaatga